From the genome of Sander lucioperca isolate FBNREF2018 chromosome 1, SLUC_FBN_1.2, whole genome shotgun sequence, one region includes:
- the g3bp1 gene encoding ras GTPase-activating protein-binding protein 1 produces the protein MVMEKPSAQLVGREFVRQYYTLLNQAPDYLHRFYGKNSSYVHGGLDSNGKPVEAVYGQSEIHKRVMALSFRDCHTKIRHVDAHATLNEGVVVQVMGELSNNMQPMRKFMQTFVLAPEGTVANKFYVHNDVFRYQDEVFGDSDSEPPEESEDEVEEIEERVPSPDIAQEESAPFYDPTPCSEPTVPGDEEEAAAESPEPEPEVEKEAEPTCVELKQETMLETQTDVNTSEDQTDKGPAAAPPTSEPAAVPAEPTPAAPEENRPFSWASVTSKNLPPSGAVAVSGISPHVVKLPPTAPPRAEVKSESQTPTQRPQRDQRPREQRPGGPPPVHRGPRPVREGEQGETEGRRVVRYPDAQQLFVGNVPHDVDKTELKEFFEQYGTVLELRINSGGKLPNFGFVVFDDSEPVQKILNNRPIKFRGDVRLNVEEKKTRSAREGDRRDVRLRGPGGPGGPRERIGGGGGGPRGPPTRGGMAQKPSFGSGRGAGPSEGRYPAQRQ, from the exons ATGGTGATGGAGAAGCCAAGTGCCCAGCTGGTCGGGCGAGAGTTTGTCCGACAGTATTACACACTGCTGAACCAGGCCCCCGACTACCTGCACAG GTTTTATGGGAAGAACTCGTCCTACGTGCACGGCGGCCTGGACAGCAACGGCAAACCAGTAGAGGCTGTTTATGGACAATCT GAGATCCATAAGAGGGTGATGGCTCTGAGTTTCCGTGACTGTCACACCAAGATCAGGCACGTGGACGCCCACGCCACCCTGAACGAGGGCGTGGTGGTGCAGGTGATGGGCGAGCTGTCCAACAACATGCAGCCCATGAGGAAGTTCATGCAGACCTTTGTGCTGGCGCCTGAG gGTACCGTCGCAAACAAATTCTACGTTCACAACGACGTGTTTCGTTACCAAGACGAGGTGTTCGGCGACTCTGATTCTGAGCCCCCAGAAG agTCTGAGGATGAGGTGGAGGAGATCGAGGAGAGGGTTCCCTCCCCTGACATCGCTCAGGAGGAGTCTGCTCCCTTCTACGACCCGACACCCTG TTCAGAGCCGACGGTTCCTGGCGACGAGGAGGAGGCGGCAGCCGAGAGtccagagccagagccagaggTGGAGAAGGAGGCCGAGCCCACGTGCGTGGAGCTGAAGCAGGAGACGATGCTGGAGACACAAACAGACGTCAACACATCCGAAGACCAGACGGACAAAGGCCCCGCCGCTGCCCCGCCCACCTCAGAACCTGCCGCCGTGCCCGCCGAACCCACCCCCGCCGCTCCAGAAGAAAACAGG CCGTTCTCCTGGGCGTCCGTCACCAGTAAGAACCTCCCCCCCAGCGGGGCTGTCGCAGTCTCAGGAATCTCCCCACACGTCGTCAAACTTCCTCCCACAGCACCG CCCAGAGCGGAGGTGAAGTCGGAGTCCCAGACACCAACACAGAGACCacagagagaccagagaccgAGGGAACAGAGGCCTGGAGGTCCTCCGCCGGTACACAGAGGGCCCAgaccag TTCGGGAGGGTGAGCAGGGCGAGACGGAGGGGCGCAGGGTGGTCAGGTACCCCGACGCCCAGCAGCTCTTTGTAGGAAACGTCCCTCACGACGTGGACAAGACGGAACTCAAGGAGTTCTTTGAAC agtaTGGTACAGTCCTGGAGCTGAGGATCAACAGTGGAGGGAAGCTaccaaactttggttttgtGGTGTTTGACGACTCTGAACCCGTACAGAAGATTCTCAACAACAGG CCCATTAAGTTCCGCGGCGACGTCCGCCTGAACGTGGAGGAGAAGAAGACCCGGTCGGCCCGCGAGGGCGACAGGCGGGACGTGAGGCTCCGCGGCCCCGGCGGTCCTGGCGGCCCCCGAGAGCGAATAGGAGGCGGCGGCGGAGGACCCCGAGGCCCCCCCACCCGCGGAGGCATGGCACAGAAACCCAGCTTTGGCTCCGGGCGGGGCGCAGGCCCCAGCGAGGGGCGCTACCCTGCCCAGCGCCAGTGa